The Fibrobacter sp. UWR4 DNA segment TCCAGACATAGACTATGGTGAGTTTACCGACACCCGCGACGGTCAGGTGTACAAGACCGTCACCATCGGCACCCAGACCTGGATGGCCCAGAACCTGAACTACAATCCGGGCGATGTTTCTGACATGGGCAGCTACGCATGGAGCGGCTGCTACAAAAACAAGGCGGACTCCTGTGCCAAGTACGGTCGCCTTTACACCTGGGAAGTCGCCATGAATGACGCATCCTGTGCTTTTGACAAGGTATGCAAAGCACCTCTAAATCCGACAACTCCTGTTCAAGGCATTTGCCCCGAGGGCTGGCACCTGCCAAGCCATTACGAGTTCGAAGAGCTGATCAACTACATTGACCCAACCTTCAGGTATAACCATACTGATGACGCCTATTCATCAACGGCGGGCAAGTACCTGAAGTCCAAGTCCGGCTGGAACTCAAACGGTAACGGGACGGATGCCTACGGTTTCTCCGCGCTCCCCGGTGGCATCGGGTACAACGATGGTGACTTCAGCAGTGAGGGCAACTTCGCTTTCTTCTGGTCTTCGGGTGAGAACGTTAGCTACTACCGCGCCTTCTACTTGAACCTGGACTACGATAACGATCGCGCTTACCTCTACTGGCGCAACAAGAACAACGCAAAGTCGGTTCGCTGTCTTAAAGATTGATTTTTTGTAAAACGTGTACTTGACTACCATTTTTACAAAATTATATTTAAGGCATGATTAGGCGCCAAATCAAAGACTTCCTGTTAAAGTCTGCTTCGCAAAACCCGGTTGTTCTAGTTCATGGCCCCAGGCAATCCGGGAAAACCACTCTTTGTCGCGACACTTTCGCCGACAAACCCTACATATCTCTAGAAAATCCTGACACCAGGGAAAGAGCTTTGCAGGATCCGCGAGGGTTCTTCAAAAGTATCCCTAACGGGGCCATTCTTGATGAAATTCAAAATGTTCCCCATTTGCTATCCTATATGCAGCAGATTGTGGATGAATCAAATCAAAAGGGTCTGTTCATCATCACTAGCGGTAATAATTTTGCATTACAGCAAGCTGTGGCTCAGACTCTTGCCGGTCGTGTCGCCATGCTTAAACTGCTGCCATTTTCCTTGGACGAAATCAAGGAACTGAACGCAAATGATTCCATTGACAGTCTAATTCTTTCGGGA contains these protein-coding regions:
- a CDS encoding fibrobacter succinogenes major paralogous domain-containing protein; this encodes MKKNFLALGTCAFALALGLVACDDSTSANGSSGDENPAEESSSSVILSDSEGSSSSVTSSSSVESSSSVVSSSSEKSSSSVASSSSVKTSSSSAKSGSSVASSSSAKSSSSSVVSSSSSSSAPTEDPSDSKLAWQYLNPDIDYGEFTDTRDGQVYKTVTIGTQTWMAQNLNYNPGDVSDMGSYAWSGCYKNKADSCAKYGRLYTWEVAMNDASCAFDKVCKAPLNPTTPVQGICPEGWHLPSHYEFEELINYIDPTFRYNHTDDAYSSTAGKYLKSKSGWNSNGNGTDAYGFSALPGGIGYNDGDFSSEGNFAFFWSSGENVSYYRAFYLNLDYDNDRAYLYWRNKNNAKSVRCLKD